Proteins found in one Populus alba chromosome 14, ASM523922v2, whole genome shotgun sequence genomic segment:
- the LOC118037537 gene encoding uncharacterized protein isoform X1: protein MARGVKWGCSYKRSTLIVCSINIVVALYVLRSLYASLYLYSNSDFNKVVKYTPDQVRKMEESIRIRRAKEPIELVKIVRELKEEFSRGEMVAGLPKEVMNRITDEILQRLRSLNSNANISEQRDAIESWRKEKLQEVKQLVHGTGGLNSSILKQEAGSTMNACFPDPAPLMTECSVGMLERALESDWAVLSENIGLWVPAEIIHQEHNDKPEGEEEPEEEVLPGRPLSPECHAQLHTDYGGVAVRWGLTHHKESAADCCQACLDQAKHAKPGEKKCNIWVYCPSETGCYSPDIYQHKNQECWLKHAEKPKLNFKDKYSDSFRDSHPNAPMIVPWVSGVVSA, encoded by the exons ATGGCAAGAGGAGTGAAATGGGGATGTTCGTATAAGAGAAGCACGCTCATTGTTTGTTCTATTAACATTGTTGTTGCTCTCTATGTTCTTCGGTCTCTCTATGCTTCCCTTTATCTTTACTCCAATAGTGATTTTAACAAAG TTGTAAAGTATACGCCAGATCAGGTTAGGAAAATGGAGGAATCAATTCGGATTCGAAGAGCGAAAGAACCTATAGAGCTTGTTAAAATT GTGAGGGAACTCAAGGAGGAGTTTAGCAGAGGGGAAATGGTGGCTGGATTACCAAAAGAGGTTATGAACAGGATAACTGATGAGATTCTTCAGAGATTGAGAAGCTTGAATTCAAATGCTAATATCAGTGAGCAGAGAG ATGCCATTGAAAGCTGGCGCAAAGAAAAACTGCAAGAGGTCAAACAGTTGGTCCATGGAACAGGGGGGCTGAACTCATCTATTCTGAAACAGGAAGCTG GAAGCACTATGAATGCTTGTTTTCCAGACCCTGCTCCTCTTATGACTGAATGTTCTGTAGGTATGCTAGAAAGAGCCTTGGAGTCTGATTGGGCTGTGCTGTCAGAAAACATTGGCCTTTGGGTACCTGCCGAAATAATTCACCAGGAACACAATGATAAGCCTGAGGGTGAAGAAGAGCCTG aGGAAGAGGTTCTGCCTGGCAGGCCGTTGTCACCTGAATGCCATGCTCAGCTTCATACTGATTATGGTGGTGTTGCTGTTAGATGGGGCCTTACCCACCATAAGGAAAGTGCAGCTGACTGCTGTCAAGCTTGCTTAGATCAGGCAAAACATGCTAAGCCTGGTGAAAAGAAATGCAACATATGGGTCTATTGCCCATCAGAGACGGGGTGCTATTCACCAGATATCTATCAACATAAAAATCAGGAGTGCTGGCTAAAACAT GCCGAAAAGCCTAAACTGAATTTCAAGGATAAGTATTCTGACTCATTTAGAGATTCCCACCCGAATGCGCCGATGATTGTTCCCTGGGTTTCTGGTGTTGTTAGTGCGTGA
- the LOC118037537 gene encoding uncharacterized protein isoform X2, whose protein sequence is MARGVKWGCSYKRSTLIVCSINIVVALYVLRSLYASLYLYSNSDFNKVVKYTPDQVRKMEESIRIRRAKEPIELVKIVRELKEEFSRGEMVAGLPKEVMNRITDEILQRLRSLNSNANISEQRDAIESWRKEKLQEVKQLVHGTGGLNSSILKQEAGMLERALESDWAVLSENIGLWVPAEIIHQEHNDKPEGEEEPEEEVLPGRPLSPECHAQLHTDYGGVAVRWGLTHHKESAADCCQACLDQAKHAKPGEKKCNIWVYCPSETGCYSPDIYQHKNQECWLKHAEKPKLNFKDKYSDSFRDSHPNAPMIVPWVSGVVSA, encoded by the exons ATGGCAAGAGGAGTGAAATGGGGATGTTCGTATAAGAGAAGCACGCTCATTGTTTGTTCTATTAACATTGTTGTTGCTCTCTATGTTCTTCGGTCTCTCTATGCTTCCCTTTATCTTTACTCCAATAGTGATTTTAACAAAG TTGTAAAGTATACGCCAGATCAGGTTAGGAAAATGGAGGAATCAATTCGGATTCGAAGAGCGAAAGAACCTATAGAGCTTGTTAAAATT GTGAGGGAACTCAAGGAGGAGTTTAGCAGAGGGGAAATGGTGGCTGGATTACCAAAAGAGGTTATGAACAGGATAACTGATGAGATTCTTCAGAGATTGAGAAGCTTGAATTCAAATGCTAATATCAGTGAGCAGAGAG ATGCCATTGAAAGCTGGCGCAAAGAAAAACTGCAAGAGGTCAAACAGTTGGTCCATGGAACAGGGGGGCTGAACTCATCTATTCTGAAACAGGAAGCTG GTATGCTAGAAAGAGCCTTGGAGTCTGATTGGGCTGTGCTGTCAGAAAACATTGGCCTTTGGGTACCTGCCGAAATAATTCACCAGGAACACAATGATAAGCCTGAGGGTGAAGAAGAGCCTG aGGAAGAGGTTCTGCCTGGCAGGCCGTTGTCACCTGAATGCCATGCTCAGCTTCATACTGATTATGGTGGTGTTGCTGTTAGATGGGGCCTTACCCACCATAAGGAAAGTGCAGCTGACTGCTGTCAAGCTTGCTTAGATCAGGCAAAACATGCTAAGCCTGGTGAAAAGAAATGCAACATATGGGTCTATTGCCCATCAGAGACGGGGTGCTATTCACCAGATATCTATCAACATAAAAATCAGGAGTGCTGGCTAAAACAT GCCGAAAAGCCTAAACTGAATTTCAAGGATAAGTATTCTGACTCATTTAGAGATTCCCACCCGAATGCGCCGATGATTGTTCCCTGGGTTTCTGGTGTTGTTAGTGCGTGA
- the LOC118037511 gene encoding uncharacterized protein, which translates to MSVFYHEEPPNHSKKCKFLAATLKDVFSNCSACGGQISTPGPEEEYPTTDVDEDQEIIVSEIRSRAMEKLRHKPFVFTDSFSWVYSPMTGELFVTPKAVQQTEEDDSSEDENDDAREEFFSVGSCLSCCSSALSREVFVSAKTISSPCSSLNGFEFPDFPKRSILQEFCCHCQGWPFGLCRKAVLLPPLPKSPSESWSWRKGARTVKIA; encoded by the exons ATGAGTGTCTTTTACCATGAAGAGCCACCAAATCATTCTAAGAAGTGCAAGTTCCTTGCTGCAACTTTAAAGGATGTGTTTTCGAATTGCAGCGCTTGTGGTGGACAGATTTCAACTCCAGGCCCGGAGGAAGAGTATCCAACTACTGACGTTGATGAAGACCAGGAA ATTATTGTTTCAGAAATTCGAAGCCGGGCAATGGAGAAGTTGAGGCACAAACCCTTTGTTTTCACTGACAGCTTTTCCTGGGTATACTCTCCGATGACAGGAGAATTGTTTGTAACTCCGAAGGCTGTTCAACAAACGGAGGAGGATGACAGCAGCGAGGATGAAAATGATGATGCAAGAGAGGAATTTTTCTCTGTAGGGAGTTGTTTATCCTGTTGCTCGAGTGCTTTGAGCAGGGAAGTATTTGTTTCTGCCAAGACAATCTCCTCTCCATGTTCAAGCCTCAACGGGTTTGAGTTTCCAGATTTTCCAAAGCGTTCGATACTCCAGGAGTTCTGCTGTCACTGTCAGGGATGGCCATTTGGTCTATGCAGGAAGGCTGTGTTACTTCCACCTTTGCCCAAATCCCCTTCTGAATCTTGGTCCTGGCGTAAGGGTGCAAGGACTGTCAAGATAGCTTAA
- the LOC118037503 gene encoding succinate dehydrogenase subunit 5, mitochondrial encodes MEKMGALRTIYRAACLGSSRSAAISQSQLRYHLASRSLFTVSAPSVSTTPKCIPCDFRSPFAMSLGSSRSFSEDVTHFPDIKDPEILNVFKDLMATNWDELPNAVVSDAKKALSKNTDDKAGQEILKNVFRAAEAVEEFGGKIMSLKMELDDIIGMSGENVKPLPELHANAIRTFYQRYAAYLDSFGPGEGYLRKKVETELGSRMIYLKMRCCGLGAEWGKVTVLGTSGLAGSYVEQRA; translated from the exons atggagAAGATGGGAGCACTGAGAACAATATACAGGGCAGCCTGCCTTGGATCTTCGCGTTCTGCTGCTATTAGTCAAAGCCAGCTCCGTTACCACTTGGCTTCTCGATCTCTTTTCACTGTCTCTGCGCCTTCAGTTTCAACTACTCCCAAATGCATCCCTTGCG ATTTCAGGTCTCCTTTTGCGATGAGCCTAGGAAGTTCACGATCTTTTAGCGAGGACGTAACTCACTTTCCTGACATTAAAGAtcctgaaattttaaatgttttcaaggaCTTGATGGCTACAAATTGGGATGAGCTCCCTAATGCAGTTGTAAGTGATGCAAAGAAAGCATTGTCTAAAAACACTGATGACAAGGCTGGCCAGGAGATCCTGAAGAATGTTTTCCGTGCAGCTGAAGCTGTTGAAGAATTTGGTGGTAAGATCATGTCTCTGAAAATGGAACTTGATGACATCATTGGAATGAGTGGCGAG AATGTAAAACCTTTGCCGGAGTTGCATGCTAATGCAATTCGTACATTTTATCAACGGTATGCTGCGTATTTGGACTCATTTGGGCCTGGTGAAGgttatttgaggaagaaagtagAGACAGAGTTGGGATCAAGGATGATATACTTAAAGATGAGATGCTGTGGCCTTGGTGCTGAGTGGGGGAAG GTTACGGTTCTTGGCACTTCTGGGCTTGCTGGCTCTTATGTTGAGCAAAGAGCTTAG
- the LOC118037571 gene encoding probable carboxylesterase 2 — MESSRQEVVFELPMTLRVHKDGHVERLIPTDFTPPSTDPITGVSSKDIVVVPEFNITARLFLPKITDPNKKLALLVFFHGGAFVINTPFIAPFHKLVTNLVSEANVAAVSVDYRKAPEHPIPAAYEDSMAALKWVASHSNGDGPEPWLNNHADFQRVFLGGDSSGANIAHNLAMAAGNPETGLSIGLLGIALVHPYFWGSVPVGSEADYPDDKSIINRDYVDRVWPFICPSNPDNDDPRVNPVAEGAPRLVGLGCKRVLVCVAEHDVMKDRGWLYYEALGRSGWKGVVEIFETQGEHHGFHCYDLEHEKSKQLIQRLAAFYKTD, encoded by the coding sequence ATGGAGTCCAGCAGACAAGAAGTAGTCTTTGAGCTGCCAATGACTCTCCGAGTTCACAAGGATGGTCATGTGGAGAGATTAATACCCACAGATTTTACCCCTCCTTCAACCGATCCCATTACCGGAGTTTCATCGAAAGATATTGTAGTAGTCCCAGAATTCAACATCACTGCTCGCCTATTCCTACCTAAAATCACAGATCCGAACAAAAAACTTGCTCTACTTGTTTTTTTCCACGGAGGAGCCTTTGTTATCAACACGCCATTCATTGCTCCGTTCCATAAACTCGTAACCAACCTTGTCTCTGAAGCCAATGTTGCTGCTGTTTCTGTTGACTACAGGAAAGCTCCGGAGCACCCTATCCCAGCTGCATACGAAGACTCAATGGCTGCACTCAAATGGGTTGCTTCCCATTCTAATGGAGATGGACCTGAGCCCTGGTTAAATAACCATGCTGATTTTCAACGTGTTTTTTTGGGTGGTGACAGTTCTGGTGCTAATATTGCTCACAATTTGGCTATGGCTGCTGGGAATCCTGAGACGGGGCTTAGCATTGGGCTTCTTGGGATTGCTTTGGTACACCCTTATTTTTGGGGGTCGGTGCCTGTTGGATCGGAGGCGGATTATCCAGATGACAAGTCTATAATTAATCGAGACTACGTGGATcgagtttggccatttatttgTCCATCTAACCCGGATAACGACGATCCACGGGTTAATCCGGTGGCAGAAGGTGCACCACGCCTAGTGGGCCTGGGGTGTAAGAGGGTGCTGGTTTGCGTGGCCGAGCATGATGTGATGAAAGATAGAGGCTGGCTTTATTACGAGGCATTGGGCAGAAGTGGATGGAAGGGTGTGGTTGAGATATTTGAGACACAAGGAGAGCACCATGGATTCCATTGTTATGACCTGGAACATGAGAAATCTAAACAGTTGATACAGAGACTGGCTGCTTTCTACAAGACTGATTGA
- the LOC118037634 gene encoding probable carboxylesterase 2, with product MDQSKEIARDVFPFLRVYKDGTIERLAGTEVSHAGLDPETGVLSKDTVIVPETGVSARLYRPSSAKGNRKLPLVIYYHGGGFFISSASDPKYHNSLNRLVAEANIFLVSVDYRRAPENPLPAAYDDSWAALQWVAAHAKEDGGSEAWLNDCVDFGRVFLAGDSCGANMAHHFALKLKDCELGHQINIQAIAMIFPYFWGKDPIGVEVTDQARKSMVDNWWLLVCPSEKGCDDPLINPFADGSPSLESVACKRLLVIVAEKDILRDRGRLYYEKMVNSEWQGTAEFMEIQGEDHVFHIQNPDCENAKSMFKGLASFINQT from the coding sequence ATGGATCAGAGCAAAGAAATAGCTCGAGACGTTTTTCCTTTCCTTCGGGTGTACAAAGATGGAACCATCGAGAGACTAGCAGGGACAGAAGTTTCTCATGCTGGCTTAGATCCTGAAACCGGAGTTTTGTCTAAAGACACGGTGATCGTACCAGAAACTGGTGTCTCAGCCAGGCTCTACCGTCCCAGTTCAGCAAAAGGCAACCGGAAGCTTCCTCTCGTGATCTACTATCACGGTGGAGGCTTTTTCATTTCATCAGCTTCTGATCCCAAGTACCACAACAGCCTCAACAGGCTAGTCGCTGAGGCTAACATCTTTCTTGTTTCAGTTGACTATAGGAGAGCCCCAGAGAATCCTCTCCCAGCAGCGTATGATGACTCTTGGGCTGCGCTTCAGTGGGTGGCTGCCCATGCCAAGGAAGATGGTGGCAGCGAGGCATGGCTTAACGATTGCGTCGACTTTGGACGGGTGTTCTTGGCTGGAGATAGCTGTGGTGCTAACATGGCACATCACTTCGCATTGAAACTTAAGGACTGTGAACTGGGTCATCAGATAAACATTCAAGCCATCGCTATGATCTTTCCTTATTTTTGGGGGAAAGATCCAATTGGCGTGGAGGTAACAGATCAGGCGAGGAAATCAATGGTGGACAACTGGTGGTTGTTGGTGTGCCCATCGGAGAAAGGATGCGATGATCCTCTAATCAACCCATTCGCAGATGGATCCCCAAGTCTAGAGAGTGTTGCTTGTAAAAGACTGCTTGTTATTGTTGCAGAGAAAGACATATTAAGGGATAGAGGAAGGCTGTATTATGAAAAAATGGTGAACAGCGAGTGGCAAGGAACAGCCGAGTTTATGGAAATACAAGGAGAGGATCACGTCTTCCATATCCAAAATCCTGACTGCGAGAATGCAAAGAGCATGTTCAAGGGTCTGGCTTCTTTCATCAACCAAACATAG
- the LOC118037574 gene encoding 26S proteasome non-ATPase regulatory subunit 14 homolog has translation MSGMERLQRMFAGAGGALGHPPPDSPTLDSSEQVYISSLALLKMLKHGRAGVPMEVMGLMLGEFVDEYTVRVVDVFAMPQSGTGVSVEAVDHVFQTNMIDMLKQTGRPEMVVGWYHSHPGFGCWLSGVDINTQQSFEALNQRAVAVVVDPIQSVKGKVVIDAFRLINPQTMMLGQEPRQTTSNLGHLNKPSIQALIHGLNRHYYSIAINYRKNELEEKMLLNLHKKKWTDGLTLKRFDTHSKTNEQTVQEMLNLAIKYNKAVQEEDELPPEKLAIANVGRQDAKKHLEEHVSNLMSSNIVQTLGTMLDTVVF, from the exons ATGTCAGGTATGGAGAGACTGCAAAGAATGTTTGCAGGTGCAGGAGGTGCGTTGGGCCATCCACCACCAGATTCTCCAACACTTGATTCCTCTGAGCAGGTCTACATCTCCTCTCTTGCCCTCCTCAAAATGCTTAAACACG GTAGAGCTGGGGTACCGATGGAAGTTATGGGTTTGATGCTTGGAGAGTTTGTGGATGAATATACAGTTCGTGTTGTTGATGTATTCGCAATGCCACAAAGTGGTACTGGTGTGAGTGTTGAAGCTGTTGATCATGTGTTTCAGACTAATATGATTGACATGCTTAAACAGACTGGAAg GCCGGAGATGGTTGTGGGGTGGTACCATTCACATCCTGGATTTGGCTGTTGGCTTTCCGGTGTTGATATAAATACCCAGCAG AGTTTTGAAGCTCTGAATCAACGTGCTGTGGCAGTGGTCGTGGATCCAATCCAGAGTGTTAAAGGAAAGGTGGTAATTGATGCCTTCCGTTTGATTAACCCACAAACAATGATGCTTGGCCAAGAACCACGGCAGACAACTTCCAATCTTGGGCATCTGAATAAGCCATCTATTCAA GCGTTGATCCATGGATTGAATAGACATTATTACTCAATAGCCATTAATTACAGAAAGAATGAACTTGAGGAAAAGATGCTTCTTAACCTTCACAAGAAGAAATGGACAGACGGTTTGACACTTAAGCGGTTTGATACTCATTCAAAAACCAATGAGCAGACTGTTCAG GAAATGCTGAACTTAGCTATTAAATACAACAAGGCTGTGCAAGAGGAAGATGAGCTGCCACCTGAAAAGCTGGCAATTGCGAACGTGGGAAGGCAAGATGCGAAGAAACACCTTGAAGAACATGTCTCAAACTTAATGTCTTCCAACATAGTTCAGACATTGGGTACTATGCTCGACACAGTTGTGTTCTAG